ATCGACATGATTGATCTCACATATAGATAAAACTGATAAACTACAGACAGATACATAAGAACAAACAATGTTATTCAATCAACTTAACACAGAATCACTTGGTCGCAGAATCACTTGTTATTATTCTCATCAAACTCATTGTGCTATTTTACAAATGTCTTCATATTCCATAGCTTTGAGTACCCTGCCATCATAGGCACCTCTCTCTATCTGCACCTTTGCACAAAAATGATCCGTATCTACTCCCAAAAGTTTCGCAGTTGATCCACAATGCACCATTGACAATTTTTACACGGCCCCGACTTGTGGAATCACAGTTTCAAGCTCTTCCTGCTCGACTCTCAGCACATGCTTGCTTCAAGCATCTCAAATTCCCCAACATATTTGTCAATCACCTTTCTCACCACACTCTTTTTCTTGTAGTACCCCTTCTCTGCCAAGGCCTTGCTCATAAATTGCAGGCTATTAGATGCTTTCAAGTTTCAATAAAATTCCAAACTTTTTCACAATTGGATTTTCTATTAAAGGAAAACAGTCCTATAAATCACAATCACACATAGGATTGTGAACTACACATCATCACAATTTGTTCAGATGCTTAGCATCAAAATATCAACCACATCAAACACACATTTCTGCTCTGTGGTCATACAACATTCATTTTGTAATAGAAGTCACAACTAATCTTTGCAACCAATACTCATCGTTTCAGGATTTGTGTCCAAATTCTACATATCAATGATTTTGCCCCTACAGGAAACCAAGAAGGGCATGAAAAGCCTGCTTTATTAATCTACAAGAGTTAACAAAACCAAGGAAAGTTCATTAGCATTACTAACAATCCGACATCTTATTTGATGAAAACACTCTTGCTTCTGCTTGAGAAGAGAGGTAGCTACAAAAACTTGTAGCTTGACACTACTGCAGTTAGCACCTATCAAATGATGGAGAAAAGACTAATATAGATGAAAATATTTGTTTCCAGCCCCCACTAATTGCTGCTCTAGCACTCCTACAATACAAAGTGAATAAACAGATCGAACCAAATTTACAtccaaacaaaatacaaaaatgatATTTGCTAAGAAGTTCATCCAGATAAAACCAGGCATTACTATGTATTATCATCCTAAATTTCTAGATAATACTAACTGATGAATGCCACTACGAgcaaataaatatttaagaCAAATATTTTGACTACAGTTCAATCTagtcaaaattgaaaaatatatttaacaaGTTTGAATTTATACCTTGCTGTATAAGGTGGTTAGATCAAGCTCATCAAAGAGAAGGTATCCAGCCAATAGGACATAGAGGATAACCCCACAGGACCAAACATCTGCCACAGCACCATTGTAACCCTTGTGACTGAGTACCTAAGCtcacaaattcaaaaaacagaacCCAACATAAGAATAGTTAGTATTTGCACATGACTGAAATTGAAATTTAACCAAACATCAAGCACTGCTGTGTTTTACCTCAGGGGCTACATAGTTTGGAGTGCCCCAAGTTGTCCGAAGGAGACTCACACCCTAAAGAAATTCACCAAGGTCATTGGTATCAATTCATCTACATGTACGGAAGTCATACATGAAAACTACTAGATAACAATCTCACCTGTTCTGGTAATGCGCTTAAACTaatatgaaatttttatatTGCCTTGTGAATCAAGTAAAAGATTCTCTGGCTGCACAaggagaaaacaaaaatttagaaGGAATCATGATTAGGATGAGCACAAAATTTCCTGAACCAACTCAACACCACCAACCTTCAAATCTCTGTGATAGACTCCCTTGCTGTGGCAATAATCTACGCCATAAGCTGTTAGAAATATCTTCTAGCTTCAGCCTCACTAAGACGTCCATGATGTATCTGCAAAATTATCTATATTCATCATCACCAATATCATATATGGTAATTAAGCAAATATATGGCAAAGAGGGACCCTCTTACGCTACTCACAATTTTATCGAATAATTCACCACCTGTAATGAACTCCAATATGATAAAACAGTAAGATTCACAGATTAATTAACACTtattcaacaattattcaacCCATAACAAGTTCACAAATtaactaacaacaattattcaataattgttataaaaaaaatacctatAAGCTAGAAGTCCTAGAACAGAGCAGATCCTGAGTAAGAGGGGGACAAGAGGGGGCAAGGGCACGACCGGAGGGATGACAGGTGGAACAGATAGCGCCGGTGACGATGGAATAGAGCTGCGCGACGGTGCTTTCAAAGCTGAAACAGTAGCTGCACGATGGTGGAACAGAGCTGCACGATAACGACGGTGGCTTCGAAGCTCGTTTCGGCGACGGCGGCGGGAGATGAACGGAGGTGAGGGAGTGAGATCGATGACGGAGAGAGgaaggaggagctcgagggTGATGGGAGGGATGAGTTCGCGATTAGGTTGTGTGGAGTTAAGGTTGCTGGGTTGAGTAATTGGCTAGGACATCCCAGCAAAACGATGGCGTCTTGTGTGCAACGTACACTGAGACAGATGAGAGAGATAAAGAGGATATGAAGAGGAGAAAAGATGGAGAAGACTGAAATCTTCAGAGGCATGAACGAAAAGGTTTTGAATCCAGATgaagaacaattttttttttttttttttaatatgttttttattttgttgttttaattatttgaaactataaaattaagattaattgaattttaaaatttgattaatttaaaaggatatttttgtctaatcaaataaaaaaaaagaatgtttaagactttttataaaattaaataaataaatattttttatttttatttaattaaaagggtattttaataaaagtggtgatatattatatatttaaaaaagaaaaaattaaatgctgACGTGGAAAATAAATTCCACATGTCTTATTGTTATTTGTCCATATTTTAACGTATCGGTACGTATAAATTTATCATCGTACCGTAGCAAACACCATAATAATAAGGGTAATAATATCCATATCCATGAGGCGCTAACTACCAACCTCTCCAACCACATTCCAAACTGCAAATAACTAACTCCTTATGCTTTTGCCGCCAACGGTTGCAGCGTCAGCCACCACCACCGCCAACAATGCTTCTCTCTTCACTTCCCTCTCTTCCTCCTGCTCCTGctccttcttattcttcttcttcttccattctccACTTTCTTCCCAGCTCCACCGACCCTCCCTACACGCTCCTGGAGAACCACCCATCCCTGATTCTCCTCTCCCAATGCGAAAGCATCCACACCCTGAAGCAAGTCCACTGCCACGTCATCAAAACTGGTCTCCACAACACTCTCTTCGCCCTCAGCAAACTCATTCACTTCTGCGCCCTCTCCCCCTCCGGCGACCTCTCCTACGCTCTCTCCCTCTTCCGCTCCGCCCCCCAACAACCCAACCCCTTCATCTTCAACACCCTTATTCGCGCCCATTCCCTTACCCCTTCCCCTCTCCATTCCCTCAACACCTTCTCCGAAATGATCGCTTCTGGTGTTCAACCCAATTCCCACACTTTCCCTTCCATTTTCAAGTCTTGCGCCAAATCCAAGGCTCCCCGTGAAGGGAAACAGCTCCACTCGCAAGTCATCAAGCTTGGCCTTCAATCTGATCCCCATGTGCACACCTCGGTTATTGCTATGTACGCTAAAGTTGGTGAATTGGGTGATGCAAGGAAGGTGTTTGATAAAAGTCCTCTAAGAGATGCTGTTTCTTTTACGGCTTTGGTTACTGGGTATGTCTCGGAGGGTCGTGTGGATGATGCTAGAACTCTCTTTGATGAAATCCCCAGGAAGGATGTGGTGTCGTGGAATGCCATGATTGCGGGGTATGTGCAGAGTGATCGATTTGAAGAAGCACTGGATTGCTTTGACGTGATGAAGGAGGCAGGTGTTGAGCCTGATCAGAGCACAATGGTGACTTTGCTTTGTGCTTGTGGTCATTTGAGGAAGCTTGAGTTGGGCGAGTGGATTGGTTCTTGGGTTAGAGATCATAGGCTTAGTTCAAATCTTCAGCTTACTAGTTCACTAATTGATATGTATGCCAAGTGTGGCGAGATTGATAAGGCTCGTGATTTGTTTGATGGGGTCGAGGAAAGGGATGTGATTATATGGAATACTATGATTGGTGGTTATTCTCACCTATGCTTCTATGAGGATGCCTTGGCACTCTTTGACCTCATGCTTCGATCAAATGTGAAGCCTACCGATGTTACCTTCTTGGCTGTTCTTCCAGCTTGTGCTTGCCTTGGTGCTCTGGACCTTGGTAAGTGGATTCATGCCTATGTTGATAGGAATTTGAAGAGCATAGACAATGCTTCTGCACTTTGGACAAGTCTCATAGATATGTATGCAAAATGTGGGTCCATTGAGGTAGCAGAACAAGTATTTAGAAGCATAAGTTGTAGAAGCTTGGCTTCTTGGAATGCCATGATATCGGGATTGGCAATGCACGGGCACGCAGATCGGGCCCTCAGGCTTGTCTCCGAGATGACTGATGAAGGGTACCAGCCGGACGACATCACATTTGTTGGGGTGTTATCTGCTTGTACTCAAGCTGGTTTGGTAGATCTTGGGCAGCAGTATTTCAATTCAATGACACAAGATTACAAAATTTCACCAAAGTTGCAACACTATGGTTGCATGATAGACCTCCTAGCTAGATCTGGGAAGTTTGAAGAAGCAAAGAGCCTAATGAGAAGCATGGACATGGAGCCGGATGGAGCTATATGGGGTTCTTTGCTTAATGCTTGTAAGGTTCATGGTGATGTCGAGTTTGGTGAATATGTCGCAGAACAGCTCTTTCAATTGGAGCCGGAAAATACT
Above is a genomic segment from Arachis stenosperma cultivar V10309 chromosome 1, arast.V10309.gnm1.PFL2, whole genome shotgun sequence containing:
- the LOC130961964 gene encoding pentatricopeptide repeat-containing protein At1g08070, chloroplastic, which encodes MLLSSLPSLPPAPAPSYSSSSSILHFLPSSTDPPYTLLENHPSLILLSQCESIHTLKQVHCHVIKTGLHNTLFALSKLIHFCALSPSGDLSYALSLFRSAPQQPNPFIFNTLIRAHSLTPSPLHSLNTFSEMIASGVQPNSHTFPSIFKSCAKSKAPREGKQLHSQVIKLGLQSDPHVHTSVIAMYAKVGELGDARKVFDKSPLRDAVSFTALVTGYVSEGRVDDARTLFDEIPRKDVVSWNAMIAGYVQSDRFEEALDCFDVMKEAGVEPDQSTMVTLLCACGHLRKLELGEWIGSWVRDHRLSSNLQLTSSLIDMYAKCGEIDKARDLFDGVEERDVIIWNTMIGGYSHLCFYEDALALFDLMLRSNVKPTDVTFLAVLPACACLGALDLGKWIHAYVDRNLKSIDNASALWTSLIDMYAKCGSIEVAEQVFRSISCRSLASWNAMISGLAMHGHADRALRLVSEMTDEGYQPDDITFVGVLSACTQAGLVDLGQQYFNSMTQDYKISPKLQHYGCMIDLLARSGKFEEAKSLMRSMDMEPDGAIWGSLLNACKVHGDVEFGEYVAEQLFQLEPENTGAYVLLSNIYAGAGRWDDVARIRTMLNDKGMKKVPGCTSIEVDGVVHEFLVGDKFHPQSKEIHTMLDEVDKLLGEAGFVPDTSEVLYDMDEEWKEGALSHHSEKLAISFGLISTKPGTTIRIVKNLRVCRNCHLATKLISKIFNREIIARDRNRFHHFKDGFCSCNDCW